Sequence from the Wielerella bovis genome:
ACCGTTTTGAGCCACATCATCCTTTGGACGGCGTAACGCTGACCGTGCCGCTGACCGTGTTAAACCGCATCAATCCGCACGAATTGGAATGGCTGGTGCAAGGCATGTTGCGCGAAAAACTCGCTTTGTTAATCAAAGCCTTGCCGAAACAAATCCGCCGCGTGTGTGTGCCTGTGCCTGATTTTGTAACGCAATTTTTGTTGAGCGAACCCGACCAAAGCGCACCGATTTTGCCACAACTCGCCCATGCGATTGCCAAACACGCGGGCGATATGCGTTTGTTGGAACAGATTAATTTGGACGAATGGGCGGCTTTCAGGCTGCCTGAACATTGTTATTTTAATTTGCGCGTGGTGGACGATGGCGGTCAGGAACTCGCCAGCAGTCGCGATTTAATTCATTTACAACAACAACTTGGACAAGTAGCAGCCGTTACCTTCCGCGACAACACGCAGGAATTTGAGCGCGACAACATTAGCGATTGGACAATCGGCACGCTGCCTGAAAGCATTAAATTTGCGCGTGGCAAACAGCAACTGACGGGTTACTTGGCACTACAAACGCAAAAAGACGGCACGGTGTCTTTGCGCCTGTTTGACACGGCATTGGCGGCGGAACAGGCGCACCGTAAAGGCGTGATTAAATTGATTCAAATGCAATTAAAAGACCACATGAAAGATTTGAACAAGGGCATTCAGGGCTACACGCAGGCGGCGATGTTGCTGAAACACATTGCGCCCGATGTGTTGAAAGACGATTTGACCGCCGCGATTTGCGACCGCGCATTTATCGGCGAAGACGAATTGCCACGCAATGAAAAAGCCTTTAAAGAACAAATTAAAAGGGCGAAAAGCAGGCTGCCTGCGGTCAAAGAAGCGGTCAGCCGTTATTTGGGCGAGATTACAGCCGCCTACACCGAATTGAACGCCAAATTGGGCAAACATCCACTTACGCCTTTGTTGCGTGAACGACTGAATGTGTTGCTGGGCGCGGGTTTTGCCAGCCGCACGCCGTGGGCGCAATGGGCGCGTTTGCCTGTGTATTTGCGGGCGATGAGTTTGCGGGTGGACAAATACAGCGCAAATCCTGCGCGTGATATGGCGCGAGAAGCCGATATTCAGGAACTGGAAACGATGTGGGCGGAGAAAGTGGCTGGTTTGCAAAGGCAGAATTTGGCGGTTTCAGGCAGCCTGAAAGATTTTGGGTGGGATTTGGAGGAATTGCGGGTTTCGTTGTTTGCGCAGGAGTTGAAGACGCCGAAGCCTATTTCTATCAAGCGGTTAATGAAAGAATGGGAAAATTTAGGAAAATAATTTTCAGGCAATCTGAAAATAAATAGGAGATTATAATGAACGAAAATTTATGGGAAGATTGGTTTAAAGAATTACCAATTGAAGATTTTCCCGAACGAGAGCAAGGATTTCAGGAAGAACGTGAAGCATTGTTTGATGAATAGATTAGCCATCTTAAAGCGTTTCAGGCAGCCTGCATTAAATTAACAAGGAATTTTTATGAAAATTAAAATATTAGAAATTAAAAACTGGCGTTCTATCAAAGAATTAAAAATTACAGCACAAGATTTGATGATTATTATTGGACAAAATAATCATGGCAAATCAAATCTGTTATCTGCAATTTTATTCTTTTTTGGAGAAATAAAACCCCAAGATTTGGATTTCTCGCAAGGTTCAAGCGAATTATTTGTAGAAATTGAATTTGAAAATCTTGATGTGCAAGATTTGAGTACTTTTGGTAAATATGTAACCAATAATCAAACAGTAAAAGTTAGAAAAACTGCATATTTTGGCGGTAGCTTTGATTATCGTGGCTGGATTGAAATATGTGAACAAGACTTTTTAAAAGAAGCTAACGCTAGTAATTATACAAAGCGCGAGACTGCTGAAAGTTTGCCTTTTGCTCAATATTTACCACCGTCAGGTAAAATTACTAAACAAAATATTATTGATGCACAACAAGCCTATATTCAAAATAATGCCGACCAAATTCAATGGAATTATGAGTTAGAAACAACAAATTTTATGGGTTTGAAATCGGTTGCCAAAGGAATTTTTGGCGAAGTTTACTTTTTGCCTGCAATTAAAAATGCTAGTGATGATTTTTCTTCAAAAGAAACAAGTATTTTTGGTAAATTATTAGGAGAGGTAATTAATGAAATGTCTCAAAATAATTCTGATTGGAATGGTACAAAAGAATTAGTTGCTGAATTATTTGCTAAATTTAATAAATATATTGATGGACAGGAGAATACTAGTAGACCACAGCAGCTAATTCAATTTGAAAATGAATTATCAGCAGAATTAAATTCATGGGGAGCAAATTTTGACATTCATATCAGCCCGCCTGATATTGATGCTATATTTAAAGCAAATACATCAGTATGGATAAATGATGGCGCACGCACAGATATTGCAAGAAAAGGACATGGTTTACAACGAGCTGTAACCATTGCTTTAATTCAATTAATTGCGAACCGTCAATTACAAGAAACACAAAATAATGAAATAACCAATAGAAGTGTATCTAAATCTCGCTATTTTATTTTTGAAGAACCTGAATTATATCTACACCCACAAGCACAACGTGCATTATTTAAAATGTTCACTGATTTATCTAATAATAATCAAGTGGTTTTGTGTACTCATTCTAATAATTTAATTGATTTAGAGAAATATAAATCAATTTATATTGTAAAAAAAGAAAGTGAAGAAATAGGTAGTAAAGTTATTCAATGTACAGAAGAATTATTTGATGGTGGAGAAAAGAAAAAATGGGATTTAATTTCTTGGATAAATCCTGATAGAAGTGAGCTATTTTTTGCAACAAAAGTAATCTTGGTTGAAGGAGCAACAGAAAAAGCTATTATTCCTGCATTAGCAAATAAACTTCAATGCTTCAAATATGATTACACTGTAATTGATTGTGGTTCAAAAAATAATCTTCCAGCATATATTCGATTGCTAAATAAATTTTCTATCCCATATGTTGCCGTGTATGATAGAGACCACCAAACTAGAAAGAATCAACAGGCACGAGAACTGGCTGATAGTGATTCTAGAAAAATTGAAGAACTAATTGATACCAATTTTGGAAAAAGTATTGTATTTATTAATGATATTGAAGAAGAGCTTGGTTTTGAGGCTGGCACAACTGGTAAACCATTTGCGGCATTACAAAAAATTGACGAAGAAGCCTTTTCTTTATCAAGTCAATTAGCTGAAAAAATTAAACAAATTTATCAATAAAAATTATGTCTAAATTTTTCAGGTTGTCTGAAAGGAATCATAAAAATGCCCGAACTCCCAGAAGTAGAAACCACCCTACGCGGCATTGCCCCACACATACGCGGCAAAAAAATCGCCCAAACCCTTGTGCGCCAAGCCAAATTACGCTGGCAAATTCCTGCCGATTTGGCGGAAACTTTGCACAAACAAACGGTACGCGAATAGGCTGGGTTTAAGGCAGCCTGAAAAATTTTCAGGCTGCCTCCCTCAATCAAAACTTCAATTTCCTCAATTCCTCCTGCAAAGCAGGTTTACGCGGAAATTTCGCTTTAACTGTTTCCAGCAATTTCATTAAATCTTTTTGAAAAACAGGAAATTGCCTGCCCACATTTTGCATATTCGCAACCCAATCTTGATAGCCAGCTCGCGAACCAGCATGTTCAATTTCCCAACGCAATATCTGCACAAATTGTGGCAACAACACCAAAACTTGATTTTCGGTCAAACTCGGTGCAAATTCCAGCAATTCCGATAAAGATTTGCTTTGTTTCAACATTTCCAATAATTCAGGCTGCCTGCATTCTTCTCGTAAAAAGCACAAATAATTGTGGCGCGATAATTTTTTCATTTTGGGCGCAATTTTATGGCATTCACGTTCCCAATTTTCGGGTGTAATCGTCTGTTTCCATTCACGATACAGCGACATCAATTCATCATCAAACAGCATGGTGGCAAACATCATTTCATACAAAAGTTGCGATTTTTCTTGAATTTTCCCTTGCTTATCATAAGCTTGAACCAATTTCCTTTGCAAATCCGCCACAATGCCACGTTTTTGTTTTTCTTCTGCCAAAACAATGCCTTGCTTAATCAATGCTTCCATTAAAGGATAATTGCCTTCCTTTTCCGCATTTTCTATCGCCATATCCCGAAATGCAGGAAAATTCATACTTTTTTCAAAAAAATCATCGGCTTCATTAGCATTCAATGTTTTCAGCAGTTTCCATTTTTCCAAAGTATATTTTTCATAATAATAAGTGCTACCATTTTGATATTTCTGAATTTGTGTATTCAAAAAATCCAACCATTCATCATATTTCTCCTGATTTGCCCACATGATTGTGCGATAATCATAGCAATCTGAATAAATATAATCCATATAATCTATATAGTATGGATTGACCAAAATGTTATCCAAATGCGCGGCGATTTGCATTTGTAGATTTTCAGGCAGCCTGCGATTACTCACCACTTTGCCTAAAAAATACGATAAATTGTCTACACAATCTTGAATGTCTTCATCAACATAGTCGTTTTTTGCGATGCAATTATCCGCTTCCGCCCACAATGCCAAAACGCCTTGCGCCAAAATTTCATCGCTTTGCTTATCCAATTCATTCAACCACTTATTGCAAGCATGCTCATTAACTTCAATGCAATCAACGTATTTATTATACGAAAAAAAGGTTTTGGCTTTTTTAGCGAAATTTTCGGGTGCATTGGGTTTGCCCAGTTGCAGCAAATTCAGAATTTGCTCACAATTTTCATGGCTTTGTTGGGCGAGTTTGAGCAGCAATTCGCGCAATTTTTCCGTGTCCAATTTGGCTAATTCGGTTTTGATTTCTTTAATTTGTGATTTCATATCAATGATTTGTTCTGTATTTTCTTGAATGGCATACCACAAAGCAGCCTGATGTTTGCACACATCGCCCCAATCGTAGGGGCAATCGCATGTGCCATTTTTCCAGTCGCCTTGCGCGTTCAGTTGGATTTCACAATTGTAGTTTTCTGAACCGTGTACGCTGGCTGAAAAATGGTTTTCATTGATTTTAATGATGTTTTTGACTTTATTTTGCTGAAAATAGGCGTAACCGCGTTGTGCGATTTCAGCAGGGATATTTTTTGGGGATTTCATGGCTGTGTTTTAAAATAAAACAAGATAATGCAATCATATCATCAATTTGTGTTCAGGCTGCCTGAATATGAAGTCAATCTGTTAAAATTTCGTTTCCTTTATTTTTTGTGGAAAAATCATCATGCCCGAACTCCCAGAAGTAGAAACCACCCTACGCGGCATTGCCCCACACATCAAGGGCAAAAAAATCGACCAAACCCTTGTGCGCCAAGCTAAGTTGCGCTGGCAAATTCCGGCCGAGCTGGCGGAAATTTTGCATGGGCAAACGGTGCGCGAATGCACACGCCGCGCCAAATATTTGTTGATTCAGTTTGATACAGGCGTGTTGATTGTGCATTTGGGTATGTCAGGTAGCCTGCGGATTTGGCGCGACAATGCGCCCGAGCCGTCCAAACACGACCATGTGGATTTGGTGTTTGATGACGGCACGGTGCTGCGCTACCACGACCCGCGCCGTTTTGGGGCGATTTTGTGGCTCGCTGGCGTGGCGGAACACCATGATTTACTGAAAAATCTGGGCGTTGAGCCTTTGTCGGACGATTTCACGCCCGAATATTTGTTGGCAAAATTGCAAGGCAAAAGCCGCGCCATCAAACTGATGATTATGGACAACGCGATTGTGGTTGGCGTGGGTAATATTTACGCGAATGAAAGCCTGTTTCAGGCTGCTTTGTTGCCTAATCGCCCAGCCAAATCATTGAATTTACAAGATTGTGCCAACTTGGTCGCCGCCATCAAACAAATCCTGCAACGCGCCATTGACACAGGCGGCAGTACCCTGCGCGATTTCGTGGACAGCGAAGGCAAAAGCGGCTATTTTCAACAAGAATACAAGGTTTACGGTCGCGCAGGTTCAGGCTGCCTGAAATGCGGCGGCTTGATTGAAAAATCGGTTTTGGGGCAACGTGGCACGTTTTATTGCCCGAATTGTCAAAAATAGATGGGATTATTTGAAACCAATTTGGCAGAAAAGATTCGAGCAAGATAATCTATTTTAAAGGATTTTTTAATATTATTTTTGTAAAAACAATAGATTATTGTAGCTATCTTTTAACTTTATAAGATTGTTTATCTTTATTTTTCTTAAAACAATTATTATTTACTTTATCTTTAGAGTAGAGTTATAATACTAGGGTTGGTGGTAATTCGTTTGCGGTTGGATTTGATGCTAAATTCTCCAAAATTTAATACTCATCAATGGGTGATATTGGTGAGTATTTTTGACACAGAGATTTGGTAATTTTAACCCCAAAACAACTGCGAAATGAATTGTCAGCAGCTCCTAGTAATATGAAATTTTCTACAACTAGAATTTAAGGAGAAATATTGATGAATATGCAAAAACTTTTGATTTCGTTATTCGTAATTTCTGCATTAAATGCATGTGGTCAAAATCATCAAGATAATGTAGCAACTATTCAAACTCAAGAGCAATCTGCAACAGAAATGCTTTCTACTGAATCTAAATTATGGCAGTCTACTGATAGTAAAATAACTTTCCTCATTGGGAAGGTAACACCAAAATTAAAAAGTATCACCGAACCTGCATATTTTGCTAAATCATCAGCTCAATTAGATAAAGATGGGCAATTTAGCATGAGTATTGATTTACAAAGTGTTAATACGGATATTGAAATTCGTAATCAACGTTTGAAAGATTGGTTTTTTGAAACCAGTAAGTTTCCAACTGCAACTGTAAAAGGAAAATTGGATTCTGTTGCCATTAATCAAATGAAAATAGGTGATAGATATTTTATTATTAGACCAAGCTTTGGTATTAAATTTACATGGGCAGGATATTGATATTATTGCGCCTTTACTCATCAGTCGTACTTCTAAAAATAAAATTATTGTAAATACACGCCATCCTGTTATTCTAGATGTAAGACAAATGAATATGCTTAATGAAGTTTCAAAGTTAGTTGAAGGTATGGGTTTGTCATCTATTTGGGAACAAGTACCTATTTTTTTCTATGGTGAATTTACTACAAAATAAGTATATTATGAACATGAAAAAAAGTGCTTTATCTATATTAAGTTGCTGTATCAGTTTACTTTTATTAAATGCCTGTACTGAAAAAGTTGAAACTGGTATTTCTGCGAAAACAGATGTCCAACCAACAGTCGGTCAAACATTAAAAAATAATTTCCCAGTTTATACTGTGGCAGTAGATCCTGCTTATCCCCCTTATAGTTTTTGGACAGATAAGGGAAGTATGCAAGGTTTGGATATTGAGATTTTAAATAAAATTGCTGAATTAGAGGGATTTTTAATTAATTATCGTTCTTATCCACGTAATCAAATTATCAATACTTCGAAGATTGATACGATAGATATCGTTGCATCAGGTATGAATGAAGCAGAGACTAAAATACATGATATTCAATTCAGTCAACCATATTACGAATCTCAAAATTGTGTAATTGAGTTACGATATGAAAGTTCTGATACATGGATAAACAAACGCATTGCTGTACTTAAAGATGATGTGCATTCGCAGAAACAACTGATTGAGCAAGGTATTAAACCAGAACAATTTATTTCTGCTGGTTCATACTATTTAGTATTATCTGCATTGATGAAAAATGAAGCTGACTCTGCTGTAGGGAACTGTGTTACATTGAGTTATCATGCTAATGGAGATATGTTAGAAAAATATCCTTTTTCTATTCAATATATTGATGATGAAAATAAAATTAACAAGATTTCTTTTGTTGTTGGTAAAGACAAAACTGAAATTTTAGATAAGATCAATTCAGGTTTATCCAAATTAAAGCAGAATGGGGAATTGCAGGAGTTGATTGATAAATGGATTAAATCTCCACGTTCTGAATAATATAGTGGATTCACTAAATCAGGACAAGGCGATAGCGACCGCTGTGTACAGCTAGTACATAAGGGAGCTGACAACGCTGTACTGGTTTAAATTGAATTCACTATAAACACATGGATACTTGCATTTGACCTTGAAGCATAAAATTTATTCGGATTCAAAAATTTGATTTACAGGGATTCGTTATAATCTGAAACATTTCCCAATCTCCCAAAAAGTCCTCTAGATTCTTTCTAACAAAGAATTTAGAGGACTTTTCTATGCGCATCTTGCTACCAACTATAGTCAATTCAAAATAAAATAGTACAATACCCTATTTTCTAGGATTTAAAAAATGGCACATTCAACTGAACTGCGAAATAAAGCATTAAATTATTATGAACAATGCAAAAATATCAGTAAAGTTTCCCAAGCTTACCAAATATCCAGAAATACACTCTACCTATGGATACGCTTAAAAGAGCAAACAGGCAGCTTAAATCATCAAGTAAAGGGACAAAATGCCAATAAATTAAACAGTCAAAAATTGGCTGAATATGTGCAACAACACCCTGATGCTTATTTATATGAAATAGCTGAACATTTTCATTGTTCAAAATCAGCCATTTTTTATGCACTCAAAAGAATGGGTATCACGCGTAAAAAAAGACCACCACATACAAAGAACAAGACCTAAATAAAGTAAAGCATTATTTAAATCAACTGGCTGAATTTTTTGATTATCAGCATGTTTATTTGGATGAAACAGGATTTGATACTTACTTGTTTCGTCCTTATGCGCGTAGTCCAAAGGGACAGGTCATCAAAGCCCAAATCAGTGGTAAAAAGTACCAACGTTTATCGCTTGTTGCCGCACAAATCGGCAATAAACTGATTGCACCAATGATTTATCAAAACACAATGACCAGTGCTTTTTTTGAAACATGGTTTGAGCAATGTTACCTGTAGAAATAAGAAATCTGTCATTATTTTAGATAATGCACGATTTCATCGTATGGGTATTTTGCGTGAAATGGCGCACAAATGGGGGCATAAAATTTTGCCGCTTGCGCCTTATTCACCAGAGCTTAATCCCATAGAACAAACATGGGCAAACATTAAGAGATATATGCGAACCATGTTACCTTGTGGAAGGCATTTTACTGATACGTTAGTGTCCTATTCTTATTTTAACTGACTATATAATTTATAATCAGTTAAAATATAGTGGATTCAATTTGAATTAGGACAAGGCGACAGCGACCGCCGTGTACACACATAGTACATAAGGTGTAGAAATAAACC
This genomic interval carries:
- a CDS encoding ATP-dependent nuclease, with the protein product MKIKILEIKNWRSIKELKITAQDLMIIIGQNNHGKSNLLSAILFFFGEIKPQDLDFSQGSSELFVEIEFENLDVQDLSTFGKYVTNNQTVKVRKTAYFGGSFDYRGWIEICEQDFLKEANASNYTKRETAESLPFAQYLPPSGKITKQNIIDAQQAYIQNNADQIQWNYELETTNFMGLKSVAKGIFGEVYFLPAIKNASDDFSSKETSIFGKLLGEVINEMSQNNSDWNGTKELVAELFAKFNKYIDGQENTSRPQQLIQFENELSAELNSWGANFDIHISPPDIDAIFKANTSVWINDGARTDIARKGHGLQRAVTIALIQLIANRQLQETQNNEITNRSVSKSRYFIFEEPELYLHPQAQRALFKMFTDLSNNNQVVLCTHSNNLIDLEKYKSIYIVKKESEEIGSKVIQCTEELFDGGEKKKWDLISWINPDRSELFFATKVILVEGATEKAIIPALANKLQCFKYDYTVIDCGSKNNLPAYIRLLNKFSIPYVAVYDRDHQTRKNQQARELADSDSRKIEELIDTNFGKSIVFINDIEEELGFEAGTTGKPFAALQKIDEEAFSLSSQLAEKIKQIYQ
- a CDS encoding SWIM zinc finger family protein, which codes for MKSPKNIPAEIAQRGYAYFQQNKVKNIIKINENHFSASVHGSENYNCEIQLNAQGDWKNGTCDCPYDWGDVCKHQAALWYAIQENTEQIIDMKSQIKEIKTELAKLDTEKLRELLLKLAQQSHENCEQILNLLQLGKPNAPENFAKKAKTFFSYNKYVDCIEVNEHACNKWLNELDKQSDEILAQGVLALWAEADNCIAKNDYVDEDIQDCVDNLSYFLGKVVSNRRLPENLQMQIAAHLDNILVNPYYIDYMDYIYSDCYDYRTIMWANQEKYDEWLDFLNTQIQKYQNGSTYYYEKYTLEKWKLLKTLNANEADDFFEKSMNFPAFRDMAIENAEKEGNYPLMEALIKQGIVLAEEKQKRGIVADLQRKLVQAYDKQGKIQEKSQLLYEMMFATMLFDDELMSLYREWKQTITPENWERECHKIAPKMKKLSRHNYLCFLREECRQPELLEMLKQSKSLSELLEFAPSLTENQVLVLLPQFVQILRWEIEHAGSRAGYQDWVANMQNVGRQFPVFQKDLMKLLETVKAKFPRKPALQEELRKLKF
- the mutM gene encoding bifunctional DNA-formamidopyrimidine glycosylase/DNA-(apurinic or apyrimidinic site) lyase, whose translation is MPELPEVETTLRGIAPHIKGKKIDQTLVRQAKLRWQIPAELAEILHGQTVRECTRRAKYLLIQFDTGVLIVHLGMSGSLRIWRDNAPEPSKHDHVDLVFDDGTVLRYHDPRRFGAILWLAGVAEHHDLLKNLGVEPLSDDFTPEYLLAKLQGKSRAIKLMIMDNAIVVGVGNIYANESLFQAALLPNRPAKSLNLQDCANLVAAIKQILQRAIDTGGSTLRDFVDSEGKSGYFQQEYKVYGRAGSGCLKCGGLIEKSVLGQRGTFYCPNCQK
- a CDS encoding YceI family protein, which gives rise to MNMQKLLISLFVISALNACGQNHQDNVATIQTQEQSATEMLSTESKLWQSTDSKITFLIGKVTPKLKSITEPAYFAKSSAQLDKDGQFSMSIDLQSVNTDIEIRNQRLKDWFFETSKFPTATVKGKLDSVAINQMKIGDRYFIIRPSFGIKFTWAGY
- a CDS encoding substrate-binding periplasmic protein, whose product is MKKSALSILSCCISLLLLNACTEKVETGISAKTDVQPTVGQTLKNNFPVYTVAVDPAYPPYSFWTDKGSMQGLDIEILNKIAELEGFLINYRSYPRNQIINTSKIDTIDIVASGMNEAETKIHDIQFSQPYYESQNCVIELRYESSDTWINKRIAVLKDDVHSQKQLIEQGIKPEQFISAGSYYLVLSALMKNEADSAVGNCVTLSYHANGDMLEKYPFSIQYIDDENKINKISFVVGKDKTEILDKINSGLSKLKQNGELQELIDKWIKSPRSE